A window of the Diospyros lotus cultivar Yz01 unplaced genomic scaffold, ASM1463336v1 superscaf1, whole genome shotgun sequence genome harbors these coding sequences:
- the LOC127793249 gene encoding cyclic dof factor 3, with protein sequence MIGEAKDPAITLFGKKITLPENGRIPAVSAEGDSRSGDGRSCGVSACLDSKKVSRKSDEEEGKEPETDKDLVPEEPTESKQEKYSQDSISKEPSNPETMAESDDNPKTPSKSENELKSQQKPLKKPDKILPCPRCNSMDTKFCYYNNYNVNQPRHFCKSCQRYWTAGGTMRNVPVGAGRRKNKNSASICRHLTISDALQAARIDAPNGIHPFRANGTVLSFGSEGPICESMASVLNLMEKKAPNGVCKENGSDCSSSGGSSVTSSNSVEEGMRNGLVSQFPCLPGVPWPCQWNPAVPLPAFCPPGFPMPFYPAPYWPVPWLCPASPTGTQKPGPNSPTLGKHSREGDLLKPGGPEGKDPVETRNLEGSILIPKTLRIDDPDEAAKSSIWATLGIKNDSAIGKGGLFKGFQSKANGKSHLPETSPALRANPAALSRSLSFQERA encoded by the exons ATGATCGGGGAAGCCAAGGATCCGGCGATCACGCTGTTCGGCAAGAAAATTACGCTGCCGGAGAACGGCAGAATTCCGGCGGTCTCCGCAGAGGGAGATTCTAGGTCTGGTGATGGCCGGAGCTGCGGGGTGAGTGCTTGTTTGGATTCCAAGAAAGTCAGCAGAAAGAGCGacgaggaagaaggaaaagagccAGAAACTGACAAG GATTTAGTACCAGAGGAACCCACTGAgagcaaacaagaaaaatattctCAGGATTCAATCTCCAAAGAGCCCTCAAATCCAGAAACAATGGCGGAATCTGATGATAACCCAAAAACGCCTTCCAAGAGTGAAAACGAGCTTAAATCACAGCAGAAACCGTTGAAGAAGCCGGACAAAATTCTCCCCTGCCCGCGCTGTAACAGCATGGACACGAAATTCTGCTACTACAATAACTACAACGTCAATCAGCCGCGCCATTTCTGCAAGAGCTGCCAGCGGTACTGGACCGCTGGCGGCACCATGAGGAACGTTCCTGTGGGAGCCGGCCGCCGGAAGAACAAGAATTCCGCCTCGATTTGCCGGCATCTCACTATCTCCGACGCTCTACAAGCCGCTAGGATTGATGCTCCGAACGGAATTCACCCATTCAGAGCCAATGGCACGGTTCTGTCATTTGGATCCGAAGGTCCAATCTGCGAATCCATGGCTTCAGTGCTAAATTTAATGGAGAAGAAGGCCCCAAACGGCGTTTGTAAGGAAAATGGCAGTGATTGCTCGAGCAGTGGGGGATCTTCTGTCACGAGTTCAAATTCGGTTGAGGAAGGGATGAGAAACGGATTGGTTTCTCAATTCCCCTGCCTCCCTGGCGTTCCCTGGCCGTGCCAGTGGAATCCAGCGGTTCCCTTGCCGGCCTTCTGCCCGCCGGGCTTTCCAATGCCGTTCTATCCGGCCCCATACTGGCCGGTTCCCTGGTTGTGTCCGGCTTCCCCGACGGGAACCCAAAAACCAGGTCCCAATTCGCCAACTCTTGGAAAGCATTCCAGAGAAGGAGACCTGCTCAAGCCCGGTGGCCCAGAGGGTAAAGACCCTGTGGAGACGAGGAATTTGGAGGGATCCATTTTGATTCCGAAAACATTGAGAATCGATGACCCTGATGAGGCTGCAAAGAGTTCCATATGGGCAACTCTGGGGATTAAGAATGATTCAGCCATCGGCAAAGGAGGCCTCTTCAAGGGCTTCCAATCCAAGGCCAACGGGAAGAGCCACTTGCCGGAAACTTCCCCGGCGCTCCGGGCCAATCCGGCAGCCCTGTCCAGATCCCTCAGTTTTCAGGAAAGGGCCTGA
- the LOC127792788 gene encoding pentatricopeptide repeat-containing protein At3g47530 → MRPILHLFRLPRQPQPPSLLLLLLRFFSVAVSPRHLQSPPEALIPNNIQQPLKEPTKKKSTVHLQKQQHSPQAEKSLILLIKSCAEKTHLAQIHAHLLRTALLQNPTVSLALLSRLALFSSFGLGYSCRVFSQISKPNVFHYNAMIRAFSASNSPEKGFGLFCEMRQRGVKSDSLSSSFAARSCVRMCSLFGGAQLHAVTLREGHQSDSLLLTTLMDVYSRCRKLEEACKVFDEMSRRDTVAWNVLISCFTFNGRTRDALKAFDVMLSMECGSQPDDVTCLLLLQACASLGAIEFGEKVHNYIKEHGYENALNLCNSLIAMYSRCGSLDKAYQVFKLMPKRDVVSWSAMISGLASNGHGREAIEAFREMQRMGVIPDDQTFTGVLSACSHSGLVNEGWMFLNCMGKEFGMTPNIHHYGCMVDLLGRAGLLEQAYELILSMGVTPDATVWRTLLGACKIHGHVTLGEKVTEQLIELKAQEAGDYVLLLNIYSSIGDWEKVTEVRKLMKEKGIQTTPGCSTIEFKGEIHEFLADDVSHPRKNEIHAMLDEIGKQLKIAGYVAEVTSEMHNLGTEEKEITLSYHSEKLAIAFGMLVTPPGATIRVAKNLRICVDCHNFAKVLSGVYIREVIIRDRTRFHHFREGRCSCNDYW, encoded by the coding sequence ATGAGACCAATTCTGCACCTCTTCAGGCTGCCCCGCCAACCCCAACCTCCatctcttctacttcttcttcttcgcttcTTCTCAGTTGCCGTCTCTCCCCGTCATCTTCAATCTCCTCCCGAAGCTCTGATCCCTAACAATATCCAGCAGCCCCTGAAAGAACCAACAAAGAAGAAATCAACAGTGCATTTACAGAAGCAACAACACTCGCCCCAGGCAGAGAAATCACTGATTTTGCTCATAAAATCATGCGCCGAGAAGACCCATTTGGCCCAAATTCACGCCCACCTCCTCCGCACTGCGCTCCTCCAGAATCCCACAGTCTCTCTCGCATTATTGTCCCGCCTCGCGCTCTTCTCTTCCTTCGGTCTGGGCTACTCTTGCCGggttttctctcaaatttcgaAACCCAATGTTTTTCACTACAATGCTATGATCAGAGCTTTCTCCGCGAGCAATTCTCCGGAGAAAGGCTTCGGCTTGTTCTGTGAAATGCGACAGAGAGGCGTCAAATCGgattctttgtcttcttctttcgCTGCCAGGTCGTGCGTTAGAATGTGTTCGTTGTTTGGCGGGGCACAGCTTCATGCAGTAACTCTGAGAGAGGGGCACCAATCAGATAGTCTTTTGCTGACCACTTTGATGGATGTGTATTCGCGTTGTCGGAAATTAGAAGAGGCTTGTAAGGTGTTTGATGAAATGTCTCGTAGAGATACTGTTGCATGGAATGTCTTGatttcttgctttacttttAACGGACGGACTCGGGATGCTCTGAAGGCGTTTGATGTCATGCTGAGCATGGAATGTGGGTCTCAACCGGATGATGTTACTTGCTTGCTTCTACTTCAAGCTTGTGCCAGCCTAGGTGCCATTGAATTTGGTGAGAAGGttcataattatattaaagAGCATGGATATGAAAATGCTCTCAATCTGTGTAATTCTCTCATAGCTATGTATTCGCGCTGTGGATCCCTGGATAAGGCTTATCAGGTGTTTAAGCTAATGCCTAAAAGAGATGTGGTTTCTTGGAGTGCAATGATTTCGGGTTTAGCAAGTAATGGCCATGGGAGGGAAGCCATTGAAGCATTCAGGGAGATGCAGAGAATGGGTGTCATCCCTGATGATCAGACCTTTACTGGGGTTCTTTCTGCTTGCAGTCACTCGGGACTGGTCAATGAAGGTTGGATGTTTCTCAATTGCATGGGTAAAGAATTTGGTATGACACCTAATATCCACCATTATGGATGCATGGTTGACCTCCTGGGTCGTGCCGGTTTGCTCGAGCAGGCCTACGAGCTTATACTTTCAATGGGGGTTACGCCGGATGCTACAGTCTGGAGGACTTTACTTGGAGCTTGCAAGATTCATGGCCATGTTACCTTAGGAGAAAAGGTTACTGAACAATTGATTGAACTCAAAGCTCAAGAGGCCGGAGATTATGTTCTATTGTTGAATATCTATTCATCGATTGGTGATTGGGAGAAGGTGACAGAAGTGAGGAAATTGATGAAGGAGAAAGGAATACAAACCACACCGGGCTGTAGTACAATTGAATTCAAAGGAGAAATACACGAGTTTCTTGCTGATGATGTTTCACATCCAAGAAAGAATGAGATACACGCGATGCTGGATGAGATTGGAAAACAACTGAAAATTGCTGGCTATGTTGCTGAAGTAACATCAGAGATGCATAATTTGGGTActgaagaaaaggaaattacacTCTCTTACCACAGTGAAAAGCTGGCCATTGCTTTTGGCATGCTCGTAACTCCACCAGGCGCGACGATAAGGGTGGCCAAGAACCTCCGTATCTGTGTTGATTGCCATAATTTTGCCAAGGTGCTTTCCGGGGTTTATATCCGGGAGGTGATTATCAGAGATCGAACTCGGTTTCATCATTTCCGGGAGGGGAGGTGCTCCTGTAATGACTACTGGTAG
- the LOC127793221 gene encoding probable calcium-binding protein CML45 — protein MEKTTPAFSMADILISEDLPTSFFSLLCIIVLRKVLSWIKTFHEIYSRLLRLLHFLFTTQIPSSEPRSDHVNGAINDSLDRSQVEMVMEKLGIFSNGTDELQVRVGADYLAALFEENEASFEEVKGAFDVFDENRDGFIDAHEVQKVVSALGFAEACSEMEQCRRMIAAIDEDGDGRIDFREFLKLLENGPNR, from the coding sequence ATGGAAAAGACTACTCCTGCTTTCTCCATGGCTGACATCCTGATCTCAGAAGATCTACCAACCAGCTTCTTCTCACTCTTGTGCATCATCGTATTGCGAAAAGTTCTAAGTTGGATCAAGACATTTCATGAAATCTACTCGCGGCTTCTCCGCTTGCTCCATTTCCTCTTCACGACCCAAATTCCCAGCTCAGAACCTCGCTCTGATCATGTCAATGGAGCTATTAATGACAGCTTGGACAGATCCCAAGTGGAGATGGTGATGGAGAAGCTGGGAATTTTCAGCAATGGCACTGACGAGCTGCAAGTCCGAGTGGGCGCAGATTACCTGGCAGCCTTGTTCGAGGAAAACGAAGCGAGCTTCGAGGAAGTTAAGGGAGCTTTCGATGTGTTCGACGAAAACCGGGATGGGTTCATCGATGCGCATGAGGTGCAGAAAGTGGTTTCTGCATTGGGATTTGCAGAAGCTTGTTCGGAGATGGAGCAGTGCAGAAGGATGATTGCGGCCATTGATGAGGATGGAGATGGACGTATTGATTTCCGTGAGTTTCTGAAGCTCTTGGAGAATGGCCCTAATCGTTAG
- the LOC127793193 gene encoding uncharacterized protein LOC127793193 isoform X2, with protein MGPKKRGKRRSYSSPTRDSAIGSPSPGSSPFPLSPARGASVFGRDVVVTEEDTLGFFENLQISPPDPNPNPRSFPFSVKQQCWEKAEKIKGRDPDRWRRDPLGNTVFRKLVGCSGCLCHDYDHIVPYSKAVKVYLRTAKFYRQQLIDRRAIGQTYPEQILYRKVHTAGFQAVTWIFLNCQPMVMSDEHRTPEDVTFSDLVSVGSVNVLRL; from the exons ATGGGGCCGAAAAAGAGGGGGAAACGGAGGAGCTATTCGTCTCCGACCAGAGATTCAGCCATCGGCTCACCGTCTCCTGGGTCGTCACCGTTTCCCCTCTCTCCGGCCAGAGGAGCCTCTGTTTTCGGCCGGGACGTGGTCGTCACCGAAGAGGACACCCTCGGTTTTTTCGAGAACCTGCAAATCTCGCCCCCCGatcctaaccctaaccctaggaGCTTCCCCTTCAGCGTGAAGCAACAATGCTGGGAGAAAGCCGAGAAGATCAAGGGCCGAGACCCGGATCGCTGGCGCCGAGACCCACTTGGCAATACCGTGTTCCGGAAGCTCGTGGGCTGCTCCGGTTGTCTCTGCCACGACTACGACCACATTGTTCCTTACTCTAA GGCGGTAAAAGTATACTTGAGAACTGCCAAGTTTTACAG GCAACAGTTAATCGATCGAAGGGCAATCGGACAGACATATCCAGAGCAGATCTTATACAGAAAAGTTCATACTGCAGGGTTTCAG GCCGTGACATGGATCTTCTTGAACTGTCAGCCTATGGTAATGTCCGACGAGCACAGGACTCCGGAGGATGTAACATTCAGTGATCTTGTAAGCGTTGGCAGTGTAAATGTTCTAAGACTTTAG
- the LOC127793075 gene encoding uncharacterized protein LOC127793075 → MMRLVPVIAMEGSRFLRFLVVFLYFSHLFFLNVAVPVSRTRSLMHESQAYRSPEKTQLGSAEESLELVGEEMNARRVEVELNDYPGSGANNRHTPRRGCADC, encoded by the exons ATGATGAGATTAGTGCCTGTTATAGCAATGGAGGGAAGCAGGTTCCTTCGTTTCTTGGTGGTCTTTCTGtatttctctcatcttttcttCTTGAATGTTGCTGTCCCAGTATCAA GAACAAGGAGTCTAATGCATGAATCTCAAGCTTACAGATCTCCAGAGAAAACCCAACTG GGAAGTGCAGAAGAGAGCTTGGAGCTCGTGGGAGAAGAAATGAATGCGAGAAGGGTGGAGGTAGAGTTGAACGATTATCCGGGCTCTGGGGCGAACAACCGGCACACTCCGAGAAGAGGCTGTGCTGATTGTTga
- the LOC127792840 gene encoding GDSL esterase/lipase At1g74460 yields MRVMAALVIVLVTVLGFAVDGYRCKMVQFIFGDSLSDVGNNNRLPRSLAKANLPFYGIDFGNGLPNGRYSNGRTVADIIGDKMGLPRPPAFLDPSLSEDVILENGVNYASGGGGILNETGGYFIQKFSLYKQIELFRGTRELITARIGKDASDKFFQESLYVVALGSNDFINNYLMPVYSDSWTYSEQGFITYLMETLQAQLRILHGLGARQLMAFGLGPMGCIPLQRVLSTTGQCQEKTNKLALGFNQAASKLLSQLSSKLPNASFRFGEAYDVVNDVISNPQKYGFSNAEDPCCSFGRIRPALTCVPASTLCKDRSKYVFWDEYHPSDKASELIANELIRKLGFLRVNQPSGSAAPADAPSAAPADAPSSQD; encoded by the exons ATGAGGGTAATGGCGGCATTGGTCATTGTTTTAGTGACTGTTCTAGGATTTGCAGTTGATGGGTACCGTTGCAAAATGGTGCAGTTCATCTTTGGGGACTCACTCTCGGATGTCGGCAACAACAACCGCCTCCCCAGGAGCCTGGCCAAGGCCAACCTTCCCTTCTATGGCATTGATTTTGGCAATGGCTTGCCTAATGGCCGCTACTCTAATGGCCGCACCGTTGCCGACATAATAG GCGATAAAATGGGACTTCCCCGGCCGCCGGCTTTTCTGGATCCATCTCTGTCAGAAGATGTCATACTAGAAAATGGAGTAAACTATGCCTCAGGAGGTGGAGGGATCTTGAATGAAACTGGTGGCTACTTT ATTCAAAAGTTTTCTCTCTACAAGCAGATTGAGTTGTTCAGAGGAACACGAGAACTCATCACTGCCAGAATCGGCAAAGATGCATCCGATAAGTTCTTCCAAGAATCGCTCTACGTGGTTGCTCTGGGAAGCAACGATTTCATCAACAACTACTTGATGCCAGTTTACAGCGATTCGTGGACGTATTCTGAGCAGGGATTCATCACCTACTTAATGGAAACACTCCAAGCACAGCTTAGG ATATTGCATGGTTTAGGGGCAAGGCAGCTGATGGCGTTTGGATTGGGACCAATGGGGTGTATTCCACTCCAAAGGGTGCTGAGTACAACAGGACAATGTCAGGAGAAGACTAACAAATTGGCTCTCGGCTTCAACCAAGCTGCCAGCAAGCTTTTGAGTCAATTGTCGAGCAAACTCCCCAATGCCAGCTTCAGATTTGGGGAAGCTTATGATGTTGTCAATGACGTGATCTCCAATCCCCAGAAATATG GGTTCAGCAACGCAGAAGACCCGTGCTGCTCATTTGGGAGGATTAGGCCGGCGCTGACATGTGTTCCGGCATCAACATTGTGCAAAGATAGAAGCAAGTATGTGTTTTGGGATGAGTACCACCCGTCGGACAAGGCGAGCGAGCTCATCGCCAATGAACTCATAAGAAAGCTAGGGTTTTTGCGAGTCAATCAACCATCAGGATCTGCAGCTCCAGCTGATGCTCCTTCTGCAGCTCCAGCTGATGCTCCATCCTCGCAGGATTAA
- the LOC127793193 gene encoding uncharacterized protein LOC127793193 isoform X1, giving the protein MGPKKRGKRRSYSSPTRDSAIGSPSPGSSPFPLSPARGASVFGRDVVVTEEDTLGFFENLQISPPDPNPNPRSFPFSVKQQCWEKAEKIKGRDPDRWRRDPLGNTVFRKLVGCSGCLCHDYDHIVPYSKGGKSILENCQVLQKKDFCSMAHSWCRQQLIDRRAIGQTYPEQILYRKVHTAGFQAVTWIFLNCQPMVMSDEHRTPEDVTFSDLVSVGSVNVLRL; this is encoded by the exons ATGGGGCCGAAAAAGAGGGGGAAACGGAGGAGCTATTCGTCTCCGACCAGAGATTCAGCCATCGGCTCACCGTCTCCTGGGTCGTCACCGTTTCCCCTCTCTCCGGCCAGAGGAGCCTCTGTTTTCGGCCGGGACGTGGTCGTCACCGAAGAGGACACCCTCGGTTTTTTCGAGAACCTGCAAATCTCGCCCCCCGatcctaaccctaaccctaggaGCTTCCCCTTCAGCGTGAAGCAACAATGCTGGGAGAAAGCCGAGAAGATCAAGGGCCGAGACCCGGATCGCTGGCGCCGAGACCCACTTGGCAATACCGTGTTCCGGAAGCTCGTGGGCTGCTCCGGTTGTCTCTGCCACGACTACGACCACATTGTTCCTTACTCTA AGGGCGGTAAAAGTATACTTGAGAACTGCCAAGTTTTACAG AAAAAGGACTTTTGTTCCATGGCACACTCTTGGTGCAGGCAACAGTTAATCGATCGAAGGGCAATCGGACAGACATATCCAGAGCAGATCTTATACAGAAAAGTTCATACTGCAGGGTTTCAG GCCGTGACATGGATCTTCTTGAACTGTCAGCCTATGGTAATGTCCGACGAGCACAGGACTCCGGAGGATGTAACATTCAGTGATCTTGTAAGCGTTGGCAGTGTAAATGTTCTAAGACTTTAG
- the LOC127792792 gene encoding protein EMBRYO DEFECTIVE 514-like — MLRKDVNEGGRPQIEIGARPLGLVVPSPSSTMGLLFVLADAKRAREEAAEERGGEKRQKKAEESGPVTVGPKTFKTSVEMFDYFYRFLHYWPTDLNVNKYEYMVLLDLLNKGHPEPGKMIGTGIAAFQVREHPRWRSRCYFIVRTDGSVDDFSFRKCVNHILPLPENMRVKWDASEELGSRTVCEASGTP; from the exons ATGTTAAGAAAAGACGTAAACGAAGGAGGGAGACCTCAAATCGAAATCGGGGCTAGGCCGCTAGGGCTTGTCGTGCCCTCGCCATCGTCAACCATGGGACTCCTATTCGTGCTGGCAGACGCGAAGCGGGCCCGGGAGGAAGCGGCGGAGGAGAGAGGCGGCGAGAAGAGGCAGAAGAAGGCCGAGGAGTCGGGTCCGGTCACCGTTGGTCCGAAGACTTTCAAGACGTCAGTGGAGATGTTCGATTACTTCTACCGGTTTCTTCATTACTGGCCCACAGATCTCAATGTGAACAAG TATGAGTACATGGTGCTACTGGACTTGCTTAACAAGGGCCATCCAGAACCTGGGAAAATGATTGGCACAGGGATCGCTGCCTTCCAAGTTCGTGAGCATCCCCGGTGGAGAAGCCGGTGCTACTTTATTGTAAGAACTGATGGTTCGGTGGATGATTTCAGCTTCAGGAAGTGTGTGAATCACATACTTCCCTTGCCAGAAAACATGCGAGTAAAGTGGGATGCAAGCGAGGAGTTGGGCAGCCGTACTGTATGCGAGGCATCGGGGACGCCCTGA
- the LOC127792973 gene encoding malate dehydrogenase, chloroplastic — MAATSATTFSIGSTSFSSRANPVSQSKAIGLRLNSKNCLKSFSGLKAAISVSSESESSFLGKESSVALRQSCIPKSLKHNQRSCNYPQPQASYKVAILGAAGGIGQPLALLIKMSPLVSSLHLYDIANVKGVAADLSHCNTPSQVLDFTGAAELPNSLKDVNVVVIPAGVPRKPGMTRDDLFNINANIVKNLVEAVADNCPDAFIHIISNPVNSTVPIAAEVLKQKGVYDPKKLFGVTTLDVVRANTFVAQKKNLKLIDVDVPVVGGHAGITILPLLSKTKPSVSFANEEIQELTVRIQNAGTEVVEAKAGAGSATLSMAYGAARFVESSLRALDGDSDVYECTYIQSELTELPFFASRVKLGRKGVEAVISSDLQGLTEYEQKALEALKPELKASIEKGIAFAQKQTAAA; from the coding sequence ATGGCAGCAACGTCTGCAACTACATTTTCAATTGGATCAACTTCCTTCAGCTCCAGAGCCAACCCAGTTTCCCAATCAAAGGCCATTGGTCTGAGATTGAACTCCAAAAACTGTCTTAAGAGTTTCAGTGGCCTTAAGGCAGCAATATCTGTAAGCTCTGAGTCAGAATCATCTTTCTTGGGCAAGGAAAGCAGTGTAGCTCTTCGACAGTCTTGCATACCAAAATCTCTGAAACACAACCAGAGATCTTGCAACTACCCTCAGCCCCAGGCATCTTACAAAGTTGCAATTTTGGGAGCTGCAGGGGGTATTGGGCAGCCACTAGCACTTTTGATCAAAATGTCTCCATTAGTTTCTTCCCTCCACCTCTATGATATAGCAAATGTCAAGGGAGTTGCTGCTGATCTGAGTCACTGCAATACTCCTTCCCAAGTTTTGGACTTCACCGGAGCAGCTGAATTGCCCAATTCTCTTAAAGATGTTAATGTAGTTGTCATCCCTGCTGGAGTTCCAAGGAAGCCAGGTATGACCCGTGATGACCTCTTCAACATCAATGCCAACATCGTGAAGAATTTGGTCGAGGCTGTCGCTGATAACTGCCCTGATGCCTTCATTCACATAATCAGCAATCCAGTTAATTCTACTGTGCCCATTGCAGCAGAAGTTTTGAAGCAGAAGGGCGTGTATGATCCAAAGAAACTCTTTGGTGTTACTACACTTGATGTTGTGCGGGCAAACACTTTTGTTGCTCAGAAGAAAAACCTGAAACTTATTGATGTTGATGTTCCAGTTGTGGGAGGACATGCTGGAATAACTATTCTTCCCCTGCTCTCAAAGACGAAACCATCTGTTAGTTTTGCTAATGAAGAAATACAAGAGCTAACTGTGAGGATCCAGAATGCTGGGACAGAAGTTGTAGAGGCAAAGGCTGGTGCGGGATCAGCTACTCTGTCAATGGCATATGGTGCAGCAAGATTCGTTGAGTCTTCCCTTCGTGCTCTTGATGGAGATAGTGATGTCTATGAGTGCACTTATATCCAATCTGAGCTGACTGAGCTTCCATTCTTTGCATCGAGGGTGAAGCTTGGGAGGAAAGGGGTCGAGGCTGTGATTTCTTCGGATCTCCAAGGATTGACCGAGTATGAGCAAAAGGCTCTGGAAGCCCTCAAGCCAGAACTAAAGGCCAGCATTGAGAAGGGCATTGCTTTCGCACAGAAGCAAACTGCGGCTGCATGA
- the LOC127792972 gene encoding geranylgeranyl diphosphate reductase, chloroplastic yields the protein MASLALKTFVGLRQTSPESHHSAASFKPISTHRRLRVVAGKFSPKVTGRNLRVAVVGGGPAGGAAAETLAKGGIETFLIERKLDNCKPCGGAIPLCMVGEFDLPLDIIDRRVTKMKMISPSNVAVDIGKTLKPHEYIGMVRREVLDAYLRDRAAESGATVINGLFLKMDMPETSNAPYVLHYTGYNVKTGGAGEKRTLEVDAVIGADGANSRVAKAINAGDYEYAIAFQERIKIPDEKMQYYENLAEMYVGDDVSPDFYGWVFPKCDHVAVGTGTVTHKGDIKKFQSATRLRAQEKILGGKIIRVEAHPIPEHPRPRRLSDRVALVGDAAGYVTKCSGEGIYFAAKSGRMCAEAIVEGSENGKRMVEENDLRKYLERWDKTYWPTYKVLDVLQKVFYRSNPAREAFVEMCADEYVQKMTFDSYLYKRVAPGNPLEDLKLAVNTIGSLVRANALRREMEKLST from the exons ATGGCCTCTCTCGCCCTCAAAACCTTCGTCGGCCTCCGCCAGACCTCGCCGGAGAGCCACCATTCCGCCGCCTCGTTTAAGCCGATTTCTACCCATAGGCGGCTCCGCGTGGTCGCCGGTAAATTCAGCCCCAAGGTCACCGGCCGGAACCTCCGGGTTGCCGTCGTGGGCGGCGGCCCGGCAGGGGGGGCAGCCGCGGAGACTCTCGCCAAGGGCGGTATTGAGACGTTCTTGATCGAGCGGAAGCTCGATAACTGCAAGCCGTGTGGCGGAGCTATCCCGTTGTGTATGGTCGGAGAATTTGACTTGCCGTTGGATATTATCGACCGGCGGGTCacgaagatgaagatgatatCGCCGTCGAATGTGGCGGTCGACATCGGGAAGACCCTGAAGCCTCACGAATACATCGGAATGGTCCGCCGGGAAGTCCTGGACGCCTACCTCCGGGACCGTGCCGCCGAGTCCGGCGCCACTGTCATTAATGGTCTCTTCCTCAAGATGGACATGCCGGAGACCTCCAATGCTCCGTATGTCCTCCACTACACGGGATACAACGTCAAGACTGGCGGCGCCGGCGAGAAGCGGACGCTGGAAGTGGACGCGGTGATCGGCGCCGACGGCGCGAACTCGCGCGTGGCGAAGGCGATAAACGCCGGGGACTACGAGTACGCTATCGCGTTTCAGGAGAGGATCAAGATTCCCGACGAGAAGATGCAGTACTACGAGAACTTGGCCGAGATGTACGTCGGCGACGACGTGTCGCCGGACTTCTATGGGTGGGTGTTCCCGAAGTGCGACCACGTGGCCGTCGGCACGGGTACCGTGACCCACAAAGGCGACATCAAGAAGTTCCAAAGCGCCACAAGGCTCCGCGCCCAAGAAAAAATCCTCGGCGGCAAGATCATCCGCGTCGAAGCCCACCCCATACCCGAACACCCTCGCCCCCGCCGCCTCTCCG atcgGGTGGCGCTGGTGGGGGACGCGGCCGGGTACGTGACGAAGTGCTCCGGCGAGGGGATATATTTCGCGGCGAAGAGCGGGCGGATGTGCGCGGAGGCGATAGTGGAGGGATCGGAGAACGGGAAGAGGATGGTGGAGGAAAACGATCTGAGGAAGTACCTGGAGCGGTGGGACAAGACCTACTGGCCGACGTACAAGGTGCTGGATGTTCTGCAGAAGGTGTTCTACCGGTCGAATCCGGCGAGGGAGGCGTTCGTGGAGATGTGCGCCGACGAGTACGTGCAAAAGATGACGTTCGACAGCTATCTGTACAAGAGGGTGGCGCCGGGGAATCCATTGGAGGACCTGAAGCTGGCGGTGAACACCATCGGCAGCTTGGTCAGGGCCAATGCTCTCAGAAGAGAGATGGAGAAGCTCAGTACGTAG